The Caldisericia bacterium DNA segment CTTTTACTCTTTTAAATATTTTAATTTCTCCTGTATCTTTATTTATATTAACTATAATATCTCCACTATTTGGAAATTTTTTTTTATAAGCAACTTTAATGGCATCTTCTAATGATGCCAAAATTTTTTCTTTTGGAATACCTTTTTGTTTCTCAAATTCTTCTATTGCTTCTATTAATTCGTTGGTCAAAACTATTCCTCCTAAAAACACTCTTAAACTATTATAGCATAAATATTTGTCTATTTTAAATTAGTTATTATATGAATTTTATGCCTAATCTTACTAAATTATTATTTATAGTGTATTTATATACTATTTGTCCCTTTCTATAAATATTTAATTCATGGATCGAAATATTAATATTATTATCAGTAAATGAATCTGGTTTAGTTAAAATTCCTAATCCACCATTACTATAATCTAATACCATAATAGGTTTATTATCAATTTTTGTAATAAAATTTAAATAAATTCTTGGATATGCTCTTCTATCATTCTCGTAACTTTTAATGATATTTAAATTGTGAATTTCCTCAATAGCATACCTTTCTGTTTTAACCCATTTTTTTATATTAAAAATTAATTTAATTATTGCCAACAAAAAACTAGGTAACCAAATATATGTATAAAATGCAAAAATTAAAATTAATATATATTTTTTAAGTAAATTAATTTTATAGAAACCGTTTATACCAGTTAAAAATATAGGTATAAATATAAATGAAAATAAAATTAAAACCAAAAATCCAACTATTGTATTAATACTGTAAAAATAATTTAAAATATAATTTTTTACATATATAACTTTAAAAAAACCAAAAATAGATAAAAAAATGCTTAAAAAGACAATAAAAATTGTAGATACAAATGTTAAATAAAATATTGAATCTAATTTTGTAAAAAATTTAGATTTTGAAAATATAATCTTTGGTATATATATCCAATTAGATAAATGACCTTGTAACCATCTGCTTCTTTGTCTTATTAAAGATAATAAATTTTCAACACCCTCCTGTTCAGTTATTATATCATCTGCATAACCTAATTTCATACCATAAGAAATAAATTTTAAACCTAATTCTAAATCTTCAGTTAATGTATATCCCCAAGGTGAATCGCCTAATTTAAGAAGAGAAGATAATTTTGTAAATTGACCATTTCCTCCCATTCCAACACTTCCCAAAATAGATCTACCTTTCTGAATTATTTGGCTAAAACCTAAAAATTCTATATCTTGCATTTTTGATAATAAATTATTATCCCTATTATAAATTCTAATCATAGTTTGAACAGCATCTATATCAAAATTTTTAAAATAATCACTTATTCTATTAAAAATATTTTGATGTGGTATAGCATCTGCATCAAAAACTCCTATAATAATGTTATTATAATTATATTTCTCATAAAAATTCTCATCTAAATTTAATGACTCTAAAAAATTGTGTCTTAATGAAAAAAGAATTTGACTTAATCCAAAATTTAAAACAGTTCCTTTGCCAGATTTGTCATTGAAACTAATTCTATCTAATAAAACTAGTCTATTATCTTTGTTTAAATACGAAAAAACAATTTCTCTTGTTCTGTCAATTGATTTATCATTTAAAATAATAATTCTAAAGTTTTGATTTTCTAATTTTAAAAAATTCTCAATGGTTCTTTTAATAACTTTTTCTTCATTTTTTGCTGGAATTAAAATAAAATAAAAATAATCATCTTGACCACTATTTAAAGGTCTCTTATATTGAAAGGATATGAGATAAAGAAATAAATAATACAATCCTATAAAAACTAAAATCAATGTAAAAATTGTTGAATTTATAATCATGTTAATATTATAAATTATTGATATAACAAATTCAATAAATGTTGAAAATTAATATTTTCTTTGTTAAACTTTTTTTAAATGAAGAAATTTTTAGGATATAATCTATATCCATTAACATTTGAAGAAACAAAAGAAAAAATAATTAGTTTCTTAAAAGAAGATAAAAAAAGGATAATTACACCAATTAATCCTGAAAAAATTGTTAGAAGTCTAAATGATAATAAATTGAAAGAAATATTAGAAAATTCAGATTTACTTTTACCTGATGGATATGGAATTGTTATAGCATCTAAAATTCTTGGAATTGGAATTAAGGAGAGAATTACAGGTATAGATATGTTTGAAGCGCTTATTGAATATGGAGATAAAGCAAATCTTTCAATATATTTTTTAGGCGCAAAGGATGAAAGTGTTAAAGGTGTTGTTGAAAGAGTAAAAAAAGAGTATAGAGGAGTTAAAATTGTAGGTTATCATAATGGTTTTTTTAATACTTCAGATGAAGTTATAAATGATATGAGAAATAAAAAAATAGATTTTTTATTTGTAGCAATGGGGAGTCCTAAACAAGAATATTTTATATATGATAATCTTAAATATATAGATGCAAAAGTTTTTATGGGAGTTGGTGGAAGTTTTGATGTTTTTTCTGGAAAAATAAAGAGAGCACCAAAATTAATTAGAAAATTGGGTCTGGAATGGTTTTATAGATTTTTACTAGAGCCAAAAAAAAGATTTCCAAGAGTTTTACTCCTCATTAAGTTTATTTTTATAGTTCTAAAGGAGAAATTTAAAATTGGAAAAAGTTGACATACTTG contains these protein-coding regions:
- a CDS encoding glycosyltransferase gives rise to the protein MIINSTIFTLILVFIGLYYLFLYLISFQYKRPLNSGQDDYFYFILIPAKNEEKVIKRTIENFLKLENQNFRIIILNDKSIDRTREIVFSYLNKDNRLVLLDRISFNDKSGKGTVLNFGLSQILFSLRHNFLESLNLDENFYEKYNYNNIIIGVFDADAIPHQNIFNRISDYFKNFDIDAVQTMIRIYNRDNNLLSKMQDIEFLGFSQIIQKGRSILGSVGMGGNGQFTKLSSLLKLGDSPWGYTLTEDLELGLKFISYGMKLGYADDIITEQEGVENLLSLIRQRSRWLQGHLSNWIYIPKIIFSKSKFFTKLDSIFYLTFVSTIFIVFLSIFLSIFGFFKVIYVKNYILNYFYSINTIVGFLVLILFSFIFIPIFLTGINGFYKINLLKKYILILIFAFYTYIWLPSFLLAIIKLIFNIKKWVKTERYAIEEIHNLNIIKSYENDRRAYPRIYLNFITKIDNKPIMVLDYSNGGLGILTKPDSFTDNNINISIHELNIYRKGQIVYKYTINNNLVRLGIKFI
- a CDS encoding WecB/TagA/CpsF family glycosyltransferase, whose translation is MKKFLGYNLYPLTFEETKEKIISFLKEDKKRIITPINPEKIVRSLNDNKLKEILENSDLLLPDGYGIVIASKILGIGIKERITGIDMFEALIEYGDKANLSIYFLGAKDESVKGVVERVKKEYRGVKIVGYHNGFFNTSDEVINDMRNKKIDFLFVAMGSPKQEYFIYDNLKYIDAKVFMGVGGSFDVFSGKIKRAPKLIRKLGLEWFYRFLLEPKKRFPRVLLLIKFIFIVLKEKFKIGKS